Within Actinoplanes sp. L3-i22, the genomic segment TGGTTCGGGCCGGAGGAGGCCGGCGACTACATCGCCGGTTACACCGTGTTCAACGACATCACCGCGCGGGACATCCAGCGGCGGGAGATGCAGTCCGGGGTCTTCTCCTTCTCTAAGGGCATCGACACGTTCTGCCCGATCGGGCCGTGGATCGTCACCGCCGACGAGATCGCCGACCCGCACGACCTGAACATGGAGCTGCGGGTCAACGGGCAGGTCCGGCAGTCCGGCAACACCTCGGACATGGTGCTCAAGCTGCGGGATCTGGTCGCGTTCCACTCGCCGCAGGGTTACTCGGCCGGCGACCTGATCACCACCGGGACGATCTCCGGGGTGGCCGCCGTGCAGCCGAACCCGTTCGACTTCTACCTCAAGCCCGGTGACGTGGTCGAGGCCGAGATCCAGGGCGTCGGCCTGCTGCGGAACACGGTGGTGCCGTGGAAGTCGGCGCACGACACCGAGCCGTACGCCAGCTCGATCTACGCCGACTGATGCGGTTCGGGACGCTTTCCGGGCGGCTGGTCCTGGTCGACGGCGACCGCGCGCTCGATGTCGAGAAGCACAGCGGCGGCCGGTTCGCCGCGGACGTGAACACCACCCTCGCCCACTTCGGGGAGTTCTCCGCGTGGGCGGCGGGCGCGGACTTCGCCGCGGCCGAGCCGTTCACCGAGGCCGAGCTGGGCGCGCCGTCGCCGCATCCCCGGCAGGTGTTCGCGGTGGCGCTCAACTACCGCCCGCACGCCGCCGAGGCCGGCTTCTCGGCGCCGGACGAGCCGCTGCTGTTCACCAAGTTCCCGTCCTGCGTGACCGGGCCGATCACCGAGGTGACGCTGCCGCCCGGCAAGCCGGACTGGGAGATCGAGGTGGTCGCGGTGATCGGGACCGGGGGCCACCGGATCCCGCGCGAGCGGGCCTGGGACGCGGTCGCCGGGCTGACCGTGGGCCAGGACCTGTCCGAGCGGGCCGTGCAGCTGCAGGGCAAGCCGGCGCAGTTCTCGCTGGGCAAGTCGTTCCCCGGGTTCGGGCCGACCGGGCCGGTCGCGGTCACCTCGGACGAGTTCCCGGACCGGGACGACCTCGGGTTCGAGTGCTACCTCGGGGACGAACGGGTCCAGTACGGGCGGACCAGCGAGATGATCTTCGCGGTGGACGACCTGGTCGCGCGGATCTCGGCGGTGTGCCCGCTGCTGCCCGGGGACCTGATCTTCACCGGGACGCCGGCCGGGGTGGGGAACCGGAGGGAGCCGCCGCGTTACCTGCAGGCCGGGGAACTGCTCGTGAGCCGGGTGGACGGGATCGGGGAGATCCGCCAGCGGTTCGTGTGAGC encodes:
- a CDS encoding fumarylacetoacetate hydrolase family protein, with protein sequence MRFGTLSGRLVLVDGDRALDVEKHSGGRFAADVNTTLAHFGEFSAWAAGADFAAAEPFTEAELGAPSPHPRQVFAVALNYRPHAAEAGFSAPDEPLLFTKFPSCVTGPITEVTLPPGKPDWEIEVVAVIGTGGHRIPRERAWDAVAGLTVGQDLSERAVQLQGKPAQFSLGKSFPGFGPTGPVAVTSDEFPDRDDLGFECYLGDERVQYGRTSEMIFAVDDLVARISAVCPLLPGDLIFTGTPAGVGNRREPPRYLQAGELLVSRVDGIGEIRQRFV
- a CDS encoding fumarylacetoacetate hydrolase family protein; amino-acid sequence: MRLVTFDEGRVGRIEGDEVVELAVGSTREFFERGGVSASIGETGEVLPLAGVRLRAPIQPKKFFHTAGNFAVHHRELAKVNWSHPVHKGIVFFQNVDAIIGPEDDIVYPEGLTKELDYELELAVVIGKSGRWFGPEEAGDYIAGYTVFNDITARDIQRREMQSGVFSFSKGIDTFCPIGPWIVTADEIADPHDLNMELRVNGQVRQSGNTSDMVLKLRDLVAFHSPQGYSAGDLITTGTISGVAAVQPNPFDFYLKPGDVVEAEIQGVGLLRNTVVPWKSAHDTEPYASSIYAD